In one window of Streptomyces griseus subsp. griseus DNA:
- a CDS encoding HAD family hydrolase, translating to MLEAMTSRPGPHVVFDLDGTLVDSEPNYYEAGRRLLARYGVSGFGWEDHTRFIGIGTRETLTTLRAEYGIDAPVDELLAGKNALYLELAGASTEVFGQMRLFVERLHAAGVPMAVASGSSRAAIGAVLAVTGLDAYIPLYVSAEEVAHGKPEPDVFLETARRMGAEPADCVVLEDAPPGAAAAHAAGMRCIAVPYVPATASDPAFKDADLLFAEGQSAFTAEAAYNWLLGEAGPGDGS from the coding sequence ATGCTGGAGGCCATGACCTCCCGACCCGGCCCCCATGTCGTCTTCGATCTCGACGGAACGCTGGTGGACAGCGAACCGAACTACTACGAGGCCGGGCGCCGGCTGCTCGCCCGGTACGGGGTGAGCGGCTTCGGCTGGGAGGACCACACCCGCTTCATCGGGATCGGCACCCGGGAGACCCTGACCACTCTGCGTGCCGAGTACGGGATCGACGCCCCGGTGGACGAGCTGCTCGCCGGGAAGAACGCGCTCTACCTGGAGCTGGCGGGAGCCTCCACCGAGGTGTTCGGGCAGATGCGCCTCTTCGTGGAGCGCTTGCACGCCGCCGGGGTGCCGATGGCGGTGGCCTCCGGCTCCTCCAGGGCGGCGATCGGGGCGGTGCTCGCGGTCACGGGCCTGGACGCGTACATCCCGCTGTACGTCTCCGCGGAGGAGGTCGCGCACGGGAAGCCGGAGCCGGACGTGTTCCTGGAGACGGCCCGGCGGATGGGGGCGGAGCCGGCCGACTGCGTGGTGCTGGAGGACGCGCCGCCGGGCGCCGCGGCCGCGCACGCGGCGGGGATGCGGTGCATCGCCGTCCCCTATGTGCCCGCGACCGCCTCCGACCCGGCGTTCAAGGACGCGGATCTGCTGTTCGCGGAGGGCCAGTCGGCTTTCACGGCGGAGGCCGCGTACAACTGGCTGCTGGGCGAGGCGGGTCCGGGCGACGGCTCCTGA
- a CDS encoding serine/threonine-protein kinase → MGEVWRAADEVLGRAVAVKLLLGDQADASSTARFRLEAQTAARLSHPHLVAVFDFGAWEDRFFLVMELVEGQSLGDLLAAQERVRPEQVARIAGEAAAGLAAAHRQGIVHRDIKPGNLMLDADGSVKIGDFGIAQFVDDPSTALTTAGHIVGTSLYLAPERALGRTADSASDMYSLGCVVYQLLLGEPPFKSDTATATLYQHVDTPPVPLRQRGVDISAAFDSYLLGLLAKKPEERPTAQQVSDWFRTDAWRGRPEPLPMPKPASRRAAPSPALSPAAPATPVGPSTYRLPQPTGRRRSTTSRSVPARRRSTREAIRRRPRVASAIAGTATFLAAVYLGMVLFSPDSSSADTPTPGPSSGPASQEVQDGGAQPEEQGQQQNQGEEDDEQDG, encoded by the coding sequence ATGGGTGAGGTGTGGCGCGCGGCGGACGAGGTGCTGGGCCGTGCCGTCGCGGTGAAGCTGCTGCTGGGGGACCAGGCGGACGCCTCGTCGACCGCCCGGTTCCGGCTGGAGGCCCAGACCGCCGCCCGGCTGAGCCACCCGCACCTGGTGGCCGTCTTCGACTTCGGGGCCTGGGAGGACCGCTTCTTCCTGGTGATGGAGCTGGTCGAGGGGCAGAGCCTCGGTGATCTGCTGGCCGCCCAGGAGCGGGTCCGTCCCGAGCAGGTCGCGCGGATCGCGGGCGAGGCGGCGGCCGGTCTCGCCGCAGCGCACCGCCAGGGCATCGTCCACCGGGACATCAAGCCGGGCAACCTGATGCTGGACGCGGACGGTTCGGTGAAGATCGGCGACTTCGGCATCGCCCAGTTCGTCGACGACCCCTCGACGGCGCTGACGACGGCCGGTCACATCGTGGGCACCAGCCTCTATCTGGCGCCCGAGCGGGCTCTGGGACGTACGGCGGACTCCGCGTCCGACATGTACTCACTCGGCTGTGTCGTCTACCAACTGCTGCTCGGAGAACCGCCGTTCAAGTCCGACACGGCGACCGCCACGCTGTACCAGCACGTCGACACCCCGCCGGTCCCCCTGCGGCAGCGCGGGGTGGACATCTCGGCCGCCTTCGACTCGTACCTCCTGGGCCTGCTGGCCAAGAAGCCCGAGGAGCGGCCCACGGCACAGCAGGTCTCCGACTGGTTCCGCACCGACGCCTGGCGCGGCCGCCCGGAGCCCTTGCCGATGCCGAAGCCCGCGTCCCGCCGGGCCGCCCCCTCCCCCGCCCTTTCGCCGGCGGCCCCGGCCACCCCCGTGGGCCCGTCGACGTACCGGCTGCCACAGCCGACGGGTCGAAGACGCTCCACCACGTCCCGGTCCGTCCCGGCCCGCCGCCGCAGCACGCGGGAGGCGATCCGCCGGCGCCCCAGGGTGGCGAGCGCCATCGCGGGTACGGCCACGTTCCTGGCGGCCGTCTATCTGGGGATGGTCCTGTTCTCGCCGGACTCCAGCTCGGCCGACACCCCCACCCCGGGCCCCTCCTCCGGCCCGGCCTCGCAGGAGGTCCAGGACGGCGGAGCGCAGCCGGAGGAGCAGGGGCAGCAGCAGAATCAGGGCGAAGAGGACGACGAGCAGGACGGCTGA
- a CDS encoding aldo/keto reductase — protein sequence MILMEQRTLGRTGRDVSVVGQGTWQLGGDWGEVEESDAFDVLDAAVDSGVTFFDTADVYGDGRSEQLIGRYLRNRPDANVFVATKMGRRADQVPENYVLDNFRTWNDRSRANLGTDTLDLVQLHCPPTGVYSSDAVYDALDTLVDEQRIAAYAVSVETCAEALTAIARPGVASVQIILNPFRLKPLDEVLPAAVAAGVGIIARVPLASGLLSGKYTKDTVFGPDDHRTYNRHGEAFDQGETFSGIDYATGIAAAAEFAELAPEGATPAQTALRWIIQQPGVTSVIPGARSVEQARANAEAASLPPLPESTLDAVRELYDRSIRAEVHGRW from the coding sequence ATGATCCTCATGGAACAGCGCACACTCGGCAGGACCGGCCGTGACGTCTCGGTCGTCGGACAGGGCACCTGGCAGCTCGGAGGCGACTGGGGAGAGGTCGAGGAGAGCGACGCCTTCGACGTCCTCGACGCGGCCGTCGACTCCGGCGTCACCTTCTTCGACACCGCGGACGTGTACGGAGACGGCCGCAGCGAACAGCTCATCGGCCGCTACCTCAGGAACCGCCCCGACGCGAACGTCTTCGTCGCCACCAAGATGGGCCGCCGCGCCGACCAGGTGCCGGAGAACTACGTCCTGGACAACTTCCGTACCTGGAACGACCGTTCCCGCGCCAACCTCGGGACCGACACCCTCGACCTCGTACAACTGCACTGCCCGCCCACCGGCGTCTACTCCTCCGACGCCGTCTACGACGCCCTGGACACCCTGGTCGACGAGCAGCGGATCGCCGCCTACGCGGTGAGCGTCGAGACCTGCGCCGAGGCGCTGACCGCCATCGCCCGCCCCGGCGTCGCCAGCGTGCAGATCATCCTCAACCCGTTCCGCCTCAAGCCCCTGGACGAGGTCCTTCCGGCGGCGGTCGCCGCGGGCGTCGGCATCATCGCGCGCGTCCCGCTCGCCTCCGGGCTGCTCTCCGGCAAGTACACCAAGGACACCGTCTTCGGCCCCGACGACCACCGCACGTACAACCGGCACGGGGAGGCGTTCGACCAGGGCGAGACCTTCTCCGGCATCGACTACGCGACCGGGATCGCCGCCGCCGCCGAGTTCGCCGAACTGGCCCCCGAGGGCGCCACCCCCGCGCAGACCGCGCTGCGCTGGATCATCCAGCAGCCGGGCGTCACCAGCGTCATCCCCGGCGCACGCTCGGTGGAACAGGCCCGCGCCAACGCGGAGGCCGCTTCCCTGCCGCCGCTGCCGGAGTCCACGCTGGACGCCGTACGGGAGCTGTACGACCGCTCTATCCGCGCGGAGGTCCACGGCCGCTGGTGA
- a CDS encoding chitinase yields the protein MTDTPPPRTGILGRLRKLALPGLSLVAMAAFLSPGAPASAVEIAAVGQITGIGGKCVDVAGASSANGTAVQLYDCNGTGAQQWDVRSDGTIRALGKCLDAKDGATADGTLVQLWDCNGTGAQRWGISAARDIVSVPADKCLDATGNSSADGTRLQLWTCTGAANQKWTAPAGGGNPDPGGPPMAVAPYLYNGWGSPPSPTTVMNATGVKWFTLAFVLSNGYCNPQWDGGRPLTGGVDQQTINTVRAAGGDVIPSFGGWSGNKLESSCGSAGELAAAYQRVINAYGLKAIDIDIEAAAYDSPTVQQRTVDALRTIRADNPGIKLYITFGTGQNGPDTSLINRAAQAGLTIDSWTIMPFNFGGNGQNMGTLSVRAAEGLKTAVKNAYGYSDDQAYRHTGISSMNGTTDVGETITVADFRTILAYAQQRHLARLTFWSVNRDRPCTGGGADTCSGVGQQPWDFTRVLAQYRG from the coding sequence ATGACCGACACCCCGCCCCCGAGAACCGGAATCCTCGGGCGGCTGCGCAAGCTCGCCCTGCCGGGCCTGTCACTCGTCGCCATGGCCGCGTTCCTCAGCCCGGGCGCGCCCGCGAGCGCCGTCGAGATCGCCGCCGTCGGACAGATCACCGGCATCGGCGGCAAGTGCGTCGACGTGGCCGGTGCCTCCTCGGCCAACGGCACCGCCGTGCAGCTGTACGACTGCAACGGGACGGGCGCCCAGCAGTGGGACGTCCGCTCCGACGGCACGATCAGGGCGCTCGGCAAGTGCCTCGACGCCAAGGACGGGGCCACCGCCGACGGCACCCTCGTCCAGCTGTGGGACTGCAACGGGACGGGCGCTCAGCGCTGGGGCATCTCCGCCGCCCGCGACATCGTCTCCGTCCCCGCCGACAAGTGCCTCGACGCCACCGGCAACTCCTCCGCCGACGGCACCCGCCTCCAGCTGTGGACCTGCACCGGCGCCGCCAACCAGAAGTGGACGGCCCCGGCAGGCGGGGGCAACCCCGACCCGGGCGGCCCCCCGATGGCCGTCGCACCCTACCTCTACAACGGCTGGGGCAGCCCGCCCTCCCCGACGACCGTGATGAACGCGACCGGCGTCAAGTGGTTCACCCTCGCCTTCGTCCTCAGCAACGGCTACTGCAATCCCCAGTGGGACGGCGGCCGCCCGCTCACCGGCGGTGTGGACCAGCAGACGATCAACACCGTACGGGCGGCCGGCGGCGATGTGATCCCCTCGTTCGGCGGCTGGAGCGGCAACAAGCTGGAGAGCTCCTGCGGCAGCGCCGGTGAGCTCGCCGCCGCCTACCAGCGGGTGATCAACGCGTACGGGCTCAAGGCCATCGACATCGACATCGAGGCCGCCGCGTACGACTCCCCGACCGTCCAGCAGCGCACGGTCGACGCCCTGCGGACCATCCGCGCCGACAACCCGGGCATCAAGCTCTACATCACCTTCGGCACCGGCCAGAACGGCCCCGACACCAGCCTCATCAACCGGGCCGCCCAGGCCGGGCTCACCATCGACAGCTGGACCATCATGCCGTTCAACTTCGGCGGCAACGGCCAGAACATGGGCACGCTCAGCGTCCGTGCCGCCGAAGGCCTCAAGACGGCCGTCAAGAACGCCTACGGCTACAGCGACGACCAGGCCTACCGGCACACCGGCATCTCCTCGATGAACGGCACCACCGACGTCGGCGAGACCATCACCGTCGCCGACTTCCGCACGATCCTCGCCTACGCCCAGCAGCGGCACCTGGCCCGGCTGACCTTCTGGTCCGTCAACCGCGACCGCCCCTGCACCGGCGGCGGCGCCGACACCTGCTCCGGTGTCGGCCAGCAGCCCTGGGACTTCACCAGGGTCCTCGCGCAGTACCGGGGCTGA
- a CDS encoding family 16 glycosylhydrolase: MTVHLPHKALPTHSRRRRTALYAASLLCCSALLATLPGGASAAPAPAPAPGAAAVTFEDNFDGPAGAAVDGSKWQLETGDNVNNHERQFYTGGNDNAALDGQGNLVITARKENPGNYQCWYGTCEYTSARLNTAGKFAAAYGHVEARVKVPRGQGMWPAFWMLGDDFGNVGWPQSGEIDVMENVGFEPGTVHGTLHGPGYSGADGIGAGYTLPDGAAFADDFHTFAVDWAPDSITWSVDGNVFQRRTPADLGGKEWVFNKPFFLILNLAVGGYWPGDPDGSTPFPSQLVVDHVRVTTND, encoded by the coding sequence ATGACCGTGCACCTCCCGCACAAAGCCCTGCCCACGCACTCCCGGCGCCGCCGCACCGCGCTCTACGCGGCCTCCCTGCTCTGCTGCTCCGCCCTCCTCGCCACCCTCCCCGGCGGGGCCTCCGCGGCGCCCGCTCCCGCGCCCGCCCCCGGCGCGGCGGCCGTCACCTTCGAGGACAACTTCGACGGACCGGCCGGCGCGGCGGTCGACGGCTCCAAGTGGCAGCTGGAGACCGGCGACAACGTCAACAATCACGAGCGGCAGTTCTACACCGGGGGCAACGACAACGCCGCCCTCGACGGCCAGGGCAACCTGGTGATCACCGCCCGCAAGGAGAATCCCGGCAACTACCAGTGCTGGTACGGCACCTGCGAGTACACCTCGGCCCGGCTCAACACGGCGGGCAAGTTCGCCGCCGCCTACGGACATGTCGAGGCCCGGGTCAAGGTCCCGCGCGGCCAGGGCATGTGGCCCGCGTTCTGGATGCTGGGCGACGACTTCGGCAACGTCGGCTGGCCGCAGAGCGGTGAGATCGACGTGATGGAGAACGTCGGCTTCGAACCCGGCACCGTCCACGGCACCCTGCACGGCCCGGGCTACTCCGGCGCCGACGGCATCGGCGCCGGCTACACGCTGCCGGACGGGGCCGCGTTCGCCGATGACTTCCACACCTTCGCCGTCGACTGGGCGCCGGACTCCATCACCTGGTCCGTCGACGGCAATGTCTTCCAGCGGCGCACCCCCGCCGACCTCGGCGGCAAGGAGTGGGTGTTCAACAAGCCCTTCTTCCTCATCCTCAACCTCGCGGTCGGCGGCTACTGGCCCGGCGACCCCGACGGCTCCACCCCCTTCCCGTCGCAGCTCGTCGTCGACCACGTCCGCGTGACCACCAACGACTGA